The following DNA comes from Methanosarcina vacuolata Z-761.
AAATGTTGTTATCTATCAGGTATTTTATCACTGCGTAGGAAACGGCACAACCAAGAGGATTGCCACAGTATGTACCTCCGTGGTCTCCGATCTCGAGTTTCTTTGCAACGGCTTCAGACAAAGCAAAAGCACCAAATGGGAAACCACCTGCAATTCCTTTTGCCATTGTCATAAAGTCTGCTTTTGCACCACAGGAACTTGTAACAAAAGTTGGCCCTGTTCTGAAAAATCCGGTTTGGATCTCATCCACGATCAACAAGCTGCCATTCTTATTACACAGGTTGCTTACCTCTTTCAGGTATCCTTCAGAAGGTATGTGAACCCCACCTTCTCCCTGAATAGGTTCAAGAATTACTGCAGCAACATTCTCGTCCAGAGAACGTTTCATAGCCTCCAGGTCATCATAGGGAACGAACCGATAATTAGGCATCAGAGGACTATACCTATCCCTATGCTTGGCCTGACCTGTGGCCGATGTTGTACTTATCGTACGTCCGTGGAAACTTTGATCTGTAGAAATTATGTCGGGCCTGCCTGTTACTTTTCGAGCAAGTTTAATGGCAGCGTCATTTGCTTCGGCTCCGCTATTTGTGAAGAATACTCTTGTAAGATTAGAAGGTAGAATTTCTGTAAGTAAGGACAGTAGGCGTGCACGTGCAGGAGAATATGTAAGTCCCGAATTGGGGTTTTGAATTATCTTTTTTCCCTGATCAATCAGGGCTTCAGTGATAACCGGGTTTGCATGACCAATACATGTTACACCCCAACCTGCTGTGAAATCAATATACATCTTTCCTTCTTCATCCCATACATAAACTCCATCTCCTTTTTCAATTGAGATTTTCTGCTTCACGAAGAAAGGCGGAAGACACTTATCTTCTATTTCGAATGTTGTCTTGCTTGACATTATAAATCATTTCCTCTATAGCTAACCGGAAGAAATTTGAGGGTAGCACCTGGGCACTGCTTATCTTAGACCAGCTGTCCGGTATCGCTGAATTCAATTGAAGCTATTCTACTTTATCTCACGAAGGCGAGAAGACTCCCTCCTCGGTAGATCCGGTTTTACCGGATCGGACAGGTGGGAGATGAGAGCCGTCAACTTCGCCAAAATAAGTTAAGCGATTTGTTAGTATTATATACCTATAAAAAATTGTGTATACATAATGCTTTGTATTACAAATAACCTGAGATTAAATAAGAAACAATATGAAGCTCTGAAAACACTTAGTAGAGCCTCCAAAAACATGTATAATTTAGGGTTGTATAATACGAGACAGTATTTTTTTCAGAATAACAAATTTTTGAAATATCCTGATAACTATCATCTTTGTAAAGAAGATGAAAATTACAAATTAATGCAGGCTGCTACAGCTCAACAGTCGCTTAAATTTGTGGAAAGAGGAATGAGAAGTTGGTTTGGACTTCTTAAACTGTATAAAAATGGACAATTGGAAGATAAACCTAACCTCCCTCACTATCTTGACA
Coding sequences within:
- a CDS encoding aspartate aminotransferase family protein; translated protein: MSSKTTFEIEDKCLPPFFVKQKISIEKGDGVYVWDEEGKMYIDFTAGWGVTCIGHANPVITEALIDQGKKIIQNPNSGLTYSPARARLLSLLTEILPSNLTRVFFTNSGAEANDAAIKLARKVTGRPDIISTDQSFHGRTISTTSATGQAKHRDRYSPLMPNYRFVPYDDLEAMKRSLDENVAAVILEPIQGEGGVHIPSEGYLKEVSNLCNKNGSLLIVDEIQTGFFRTGPTFVTSSCGAKADFMTMAKGIAGGFPFGAFALSEAVAKKLEIGDHGGTYCGNPLGCAVSYAVIKYLIDNNISQNVKEMGSFALEKMSLWPKIYGNVIADIRGKGLLIMVEFQSEDIASNVKNECLVRGLFVTQTQGNGIRIFPALNIKKEELEKGLLIIEDVIKKTNLTFC